One window from the genome of Papilio machaon chromosome 6, ilPapMach1.1, whole genome shotgun sequence encodes:
- the LOC106714842 gene encoding SH3 domain-binding glutamic acid-rich protein homolog, with the protein MVVKVYISGISGNKEVKKRQQRVLMILDSKNIKYEIIDITEPGKEDDKDFMQNNAKCNGGTVSDPNPRSPLPPQLFNDQEYCGDYDQFDLANEVDTLEQFLKLELPPEEPPQTEKENAVNGDVNGGKVSKESKENSQERETVVTNEAGGKEPSPAKETTPKAESPARDATPTKEEAVEEKVEQNDGDHNEGKAESPAKETTPEKEKSPQRQKSIDKEPTPVREDEDDQNSHETEEAVNGAVRSREQSEEVEADEEQTGKSVRKSDDPSVALIQSEQAAVE; encoded by the exons ATGGTTGTCAAAGTATACATAAGTGGTATTTCTGGTAACAAAGAG GTAAAAAAAAGGCAACAGCGTGTCTTGATGATATTAGAttctaaaaacataaaatatgagATCATTGACATAACGGAGCCAGGCAAGGAAGATGATAAAGACTTCATGCAAAACAATGCCAAATGCAACGGGGGCACCGTCAGCGACCCCAACCCACGCTCGCCGCTGCCTCCACAACTATTCAATGACCAAGAATATTGTGGG gaTTATGACCAATTTGATTTGGCAAATGAAGTTGATACACTAGAACAGTTCCTGAAATTGGAGCTTCCTCCTGAGGAGCCACCACAGACTGAAAAG GAAAATGCAGTGAATGGTGATGTTAATGGTGGTAAGGTCAGCAAAGAGTCGAAAGAGAACTCCCAAGAAAGGGAAACCGTTGTTACTAACGAAGCTGGGGGTAAGGAACCTTCACCTGCTAAAGAAACCACACCTAAAGCAGAGTCTCCTGCAAGGGATGCGACACCAACTAAAGAAGAAGCAGTTGAAGAGAAGGTAGAACAAAATGACGGAGATCACAATGAAGGGAAAGCGGAGTCACCAGCTAAAGAAACTACGCCAGAAAAAGAAAAGTCACCACAGAGACAAAAATCCATTGATAAAGAACCAACTCCTGTAAGAGAAGATGAAGATGACCAAAATTCCCATGAAACCGAGGAGGCAGTAAATGGTGCGGTGAGGTCTCGTGAACAATCCGAAGAGGTGGAAGCAGATGAGGAGCAAACAGGTAAAAGTGTAAGGAAATCTGACGACCCATCCGTAGCTCTCATCCAGAGCGAGCAGGCGGCCGTCGAGTAA